The following are from one region of the Takifugu rubripes chromosome 16, fTakRub1.2, whole genome shotgun sequence genome:
- the pgm3 gene encoding phosphoacetylglucosamine mutase, with the protein MSPFEDVYKESKFHPKLEGLLLPYGTAGFRSNANHLDHIMFRMGLLAVLRSQNTKATIGVMVTASHNPEEDNGVKIIDPMGEMMSTSWEGYATQLANAEQEDLIDALKEIIEKEAIDLSLEAKVFLGKDTRKSGVKLSEAVISGVSALGGHSKDFGLVTTPQLHYAVRCQNTKGKYGEPSVEGYNKKLSAAFIQLTNNAFNCTDDQKHLSVDGANGIGALKLREIECHLKKSAHITLFNDGSKRKLNDQCGADFVKVHQKAPIGIEMNPGERGCSFDGDADRIVYYYTDSQRRFHLLDGDKIATLISIFLKELLTQSGLNLTMAVVQTAYANGSSTDYLRDTLKVTVQCSKTGVKYLQQMAQKFDIGVYFEANGHGTVVFSKSAEDQIHQLAEDPSANDEAKRAARMLQSSVNVINQTIGDAISDMLLIEAILAIKGMTIQQWHAIYTDLPNRQIKVKVADRRVIDTTDAERRAVSPAGLQEAIDSLVKRHKKARSFVRPSGTEDVVRIYAEAETQESADALAHEVSLAVYRLAGGVGDEPKPLH; encoded by the exons ATGTCTCCGTTTGAGGATGTATATAAAGAATCCAAGTTTCACCCTAAACTCgaagggctgctgctgccctatGGCACCGCCGGGTTTAGGTCCAACGCCAACCACCTCGATCACATAATGTTCAGAATGGGATTGTTAGCAGTGCTTCGCTCTCAAAACACTAAAGCCACCATTGGAGTCATGGTTACTGCTTCACACAATCCAGag GAGGACAACGGGGTGAAGATTATTGACCCCATGGGGGAGATGATGTCAACATCATGGGAAGGCTATGCTACCCAACTTGCCAATGCAGAGCAGGAAGATTTGATCGATGCTTTGAAGGAGATTATTGAGAAGGAGGCCATCGATCTGAGCCTGGAGGCAAAAGTATTTTTGGGCAAAGACACCAG AAAGAGCGGTGTCAAGTTGTCAGAGGCTGTAATTAGTGGAGTGTCGGCACTTGGTGGTCACAGTAAAG ACTTTGGTTTGGTGACTACCCCACAGCTCCACTACGCGGTTCGTTGTCAGAACACTAAGGGGAAGTATGGTGAACCATCAGTGGAAGGATACAACAAGAAACTCTCTGCAGCCTTTATTCAGCTCACAAACAAT gcaTTCAATTGCACAGATGACCAGAAGCACCTATCTGTGGATGGTGCTAACGGCATTGGGGCTTTAAAGTTGCGCGAGATAGAGTGTCACCTGAAAAAGTCGGCGCATATAACACTATTTAATGATGGCAGTAAAAGAAAGCTCAACGACCAGTGCGGTGCGGATTTTGTCAAAGTGCATCAAAAGGCTCCAATAG GCATTGAGATGAACCCTGGTGAGCGCGGTTGCTCTTTTGATGGCGATGCTGACAGAATCGTTTACTATTATACCGACTCCCAAAGACGGTTCCACCTACTAGATGGAGACAAAATCGCAACTCTCATCAGCATTTTCCTCAAAGAGCTGCTGACACAG TCTGGTTTAAACCTAACAATGGCTGTGGTGCAAACGGCGTACGCCAATGGAAGTTCAACAGACTATCTGAGAGACACTCTGAAg GTAACCGTGCAATGTAGCAAAACTGGGGTGAAATACCTACAACAAATGGCCCAAAAGTTTGATATCGGTGTGTACTTCGAGGCCAACGGTCATGGAACT GTGGTGTTCAGTAAATCAGCTGAAGATCAGATTCATCAGCTGGCGGAGGACCCAAGTGCCAATGACGAAGCAAAGAGAGCTGCTCGCATGCTGCAGAGCTCTGTGAATGTCATCAATCAG ACTATAGGTGACGCCATTTCTGACATGCTGCTGATAGAAGCCATTTTAGCCATCAAGGGTATGACCATTCAGCAGTGGCACGCCATCTACACTGATCTGCCAAACAGGCAGATCAAAGTCAAG GTTGCAGACCGCAGAGTCATAGACACAACAGATGCAGAAAGACGTGCAGTGAGTCCAGCGGGACTGCAGGAGGCCATCGACAGCTTGGTAAAGAGGCACAAAAAGGCTCGCTCCTTTGTGAGGCCTTCTGGCACTGAGGATGTGGTTAGAATATATGCAGAGGCAGAAACGCAG GAGAGCGCTGATGCCCTGGCACACGAAGTAAGCCTCGCAGTGTATCGACtggctgggggggtgggagatGAACCCAAACCATTACACTGA
- the ngs gene encoding notochord granular surface isoform X2, with translation MSCSPERMSSYRRHFEGTFAGPSTYPPRMLSPSPTRKETHQRSTSFTQGGGMMDRKAVSSRVGLGSVSMGNLCFDMSMGHGPKLDLDAAAAENQTFIKARTSERQEMVNLNDRLAVYIEKVRTLESKNKLLETEIEALRSRYTKPSGLRQLYEAQLKALTRDVEQMRVQRDMSVAAKEVVLGQLDALKAKCEEQLEARKKAKQDIETLRPDVDKATSAQIALEKHLEQLEAELAFMQKIHKEEIEELMQQIYSAACKVEASYELPDLSTALRQIQSQYDSIAAKNLQDMDTWYRSKFQDLSNTSTKHVESVRSVRDEITGHKRDILGKERELDSLKKRNEYLETQIRDAVEKCKKEEEDLQDRIEAIKLDLKQTKEKIALLLREYQDLLNVKMALEIEITTYRKLIEGEDSRLSSIVQTLAIEGGLPLAASVSMCTGGISDTLASQPPQRSDSKISDLEEQGTKTSKRKTVLIRTIMTDEDAFESNTHERTITISGAADETDEE, from the exons ATGAGTTGCAGTCCAGAGAGGATGTCTTCTTACCGCCGGCATTTTGAGGGGACATTTGCTGGCCCTTCTACCTATCCCCCACGCATGCTTAGCCCTTCACCGACCCGCAAGGAGACCCATCAAAGATCTACCAGCTTTACCCAGGGTGGAGGAATGATGGACCGCAAGGCAGTTTCCAGTAGGGTAGGACTGGGCAG TGTAAGTATGGGAAATCTATGCTTTGATATGTCCATGGGTCATGGACCAAAACTGGACCTTGACGCGGCTGCAGCAGAGAACCAGACATTCATTAAGGCTCGAACCAGTGAGAGGCAGGAGATGGTTAACCTCAATGACCGCCTTGCCGTGTACATTGAAAAG GTAAGAACCCTGGAGTCAAAGAACAAACTGCTGGAAACTGAAATCGAAGCATTGAGGAGCCGCTATACAAAACCATCAGGTCTCAGGCAGCTGTATGAGGCACAGCTGAAGGCTCTCACCAGGGATGTGGAGCAAATGAGAGTTCAGAGG GACATGTCTGTGGCAGCCAAAGAAGTGGTGCTGGGTCAGTTAGATGCCTTAAAGGCCAAATGTGAGGAACAACTGGAAGCCAGAAAAAAAGCCAAGCAAGACATTGAGACCCTCCGTCCG GATGTGGACAAAGCAACATCTGCACAGATTGCCCTGGAGAAACACTTGGAACAGCTGGAAGCCGAACTTGCCTTCATGCAGAAAATCCATAAGGAG GAAATCGAGGAGCTGATGCAGCAGATCTACTCGGCAGCTTGCAAGGTAGAGGCGAGCTATGAGCTCCCAGATCTCTCCACTGCACTTAGACAGATCCAGTCTCAGTATGACAGCATTGCAGCCAAAAACCTTCAG gACATGGATACGTGGTACAGATCAAAGTTTCAGGACCTGAGCAACACCTCCACCAAACATGTTGAAAGCGTGCGGAGCGTAAGGGATGAAATCACTGGCCATAAGCGGGAT ATTCTGGGCAAAGAACGGGAATTGGACTCACTGAAAAAGAGGAACGAGTATTTAGAGACTCAGATTAGAGATGCAGTGGAGAAAtgcaagaaggaggaggaggatctacAG gatCGCATAGAAGCAATTAAATTGGATCTGAAGCAAACCAAAGAGAAGATTGCTTTGCTGTTGCGGGAGTACCAGGACCTGCTAAATGTCAAGATGGCGCTAGAGATCGAGATCACTACCTACAG GAAGCTGATTGAAGGGGAAGACAGTCGTCTGAGCAGCATAGTCCAAACCCTGGCTATAGAGGGAGGTCTGCCTCTAGCTGCTAGTGTCAGCATGTGCACAGGTGGGATTTCTGATACCTTGGCATCACAGCCACCTCAAAGATCTGACTCAAAGATCTCAGACTTGGAGGAGCAGGGAACCAAGACATCCAAGAGAAAGACTGTCCTCATCAG AACAATCATGACCGATGAGGACGCTTTCGAAAGCAACACACATGAACGTACCATCACCAtttctggagctgctgacgAGACCGACGAAGAATAG
- the ngs gene encoding notochord granular surface isoform X1 produces MSCSPERMSSYRRHFEGTFAGPSTYPPRMLSPSPTRKETHQRSTSFTQGGGMMDRKAVSSRVGLGSSVSMGNLCFDMSMGHGPKLDLDAAAAENQTFIKARTSERQEMVNLNDRLAVYIEKVRTLESKNKLLETEIEALRSRYTKPSGLRQLYEAQLKALTRDVEQMRVQRDMSVAAKEVVLGQLDALKAKCEEQLEARKKAKQDIETLRPDVDKATSAQIALEKHLEQLEAELAFMQKIHKEEIEELMQQIYSAACKVEASYELPDLSTALRQIQSQYDSIAAKNLQDMDTWYRSKFQDLSNTSTKHVESVRSVRDEITGHKRDILGKERELDSLKKRNEYLETQIRDAVEKCKKEEEDLQDRIEAIKLDLKQTKEKIALLLREYQDLLNVKMALEIEITTYRKLIEGEDSRLSSIVQTLAIEGGLPLAASVSMCTGGISDTLASQPPQRSDSKISDLEEQGTKTSKRKTVLIRTIMTDEDAFESNTHERTITISGAADETDEE; encoded by the exons ATGAGTTGCAGTCCAGAGAGGATGTCTTCTTACCGCCGGCATTTTGAGGGGACATTTGCTGGCCCTTCTACCTATCCCCCACGCATGCTTAGCCCTTCACCGACCCGCAAGGAGACCCATCAAAGATCTACCAGCTTTACCCAGGGTGGAGGAATGATGGACCGCAAGGCAGTTTCCAGTAGGGTAGGACTGGGCAG CAGTGTAAGTATGGGAAATCTATGCTTTGATATGTCCATGGGTCATGGACCAAAACTGGACCTTGACGCGGCTGCAGCAGAGAACCAGACATTCATTAAGGCTCGAACCAGTGAGAGGCAGGAGATGGTTAACCTCAATGACCGCCTTGCCGTGTACATTGAAAAG GTAAGAACCCTGGAGTCAAAGAACAAACTGCTGGAAACTGAAATCGAAGCATTGAGGAGCCGCTATACAAAACCATCAGGTCTCAGGCAGCTGTATGAGGCACAGCTGAAGGCTCTCACCAGGGATGTGGAGCAAATGAGAGTTCAGAGG GACATGTCTGTGGCAGCCAAAGAAGTGGTGCTGGGTCAGTTAGATGCCTTAAAGGCCAAATGTGAGGAACAACTGGAAGCCAGAAAAAAAGCCAAGCAAGACATTGAGACCCTCCGTCCG GATGTGGACAAAGCAACATCTGCACAGATTGCCCTGGAGAAACACTTGGAACAGCTGGAAGCCGAACTTGCCTTCATGCAGAAAATCCATAAGGAG GAAATCGAGGAGCTGATGCAGCAGATCTACTCGGCAGCTTGCAAGGTAGAGGCGAGCTATGAGCTCCCAGATCTCTCCACTGCACTTAGACAGATCCAGTCTCAGTATGACAGCATTGCAGCCAAAAACCTTCAG gACATGGATACGTGGTACAGATCAAAGTTTCAGGACCTGAGCAACACCTCCACCAAACATGTTGAAAGCGTGCGGAGCGTAAGGGATGAAATCACTGGCCATAAGCGGGAT ATTCTGGGCAAAGAACGGGAATTGGACTCACTGAAAAAGAGGAACGAGTATTTAGAGACTCAGATTAGAGATGCAGTGGAGAAAtgcaagaaggaggaggaggatctacAG gatCGCATAGAAGCAATTAAATTGGATCTGAAGCAAACCAAAGAGAAGATTGCTTTGCTGTTGCGGGAGTACCAGGACCTGCTAAATGTCAAGATGGCGCTAGAGATCGAGATCACTACCTACAG GAAGCTGATTGAAGGGGAAGACAGTCGTCTGAGCAGCATAGTCCAAACCCTGGCTATAGAGGGAGGTCTGCCTCTAGCTGCTAGTGTCAGCATGTGCACAGGTGGGATTTCTGATACCTTGGCATCACAGCCACCTCAAAGATCTGACTCAAAGATCTCAGACTTGGAGGAGCAGGGAACCAAGACATCCAAGAGAAAGACTGTCCTCATCAG AACAATCATGACCGATGAGGACGCTTTCGAAAGCAACACACATGAACGTACCATCACCAtttctggagctgctgacgAGACCGACGAAGAATAG
- the dhrs12 gene encoding dehydrogenase/reductase SDR family member 12, with the protein MSFYRNTVWFVKGLQEYTKSGYEAAAKHFCPADLDVNVTGRSFMITGCNSGIGKAAAQEIANKGGTVHMVCRNRERAEAAREEIVERSKNQNVYVHILDMSSARQVWEFANNFSINNTVHVLINNAGCMVNQRELTEEGLEKNFATNTLGTYILTKALIPALKKAEDPRVVTVSSGGMLTQKLNVDDLQFEKGTFDGTMAYAQNKRQQVILTWEWGSQHKEIHFSCMHPGWADTPAVKTSMPSFHAKMQSKLRTEAMGADTIVWLAVSAAAVKQPSGLFFQDRKAVATHLPLASTRSTPQEEEKLLTMLEEFALKFKL; encoded by the exons atgtcattttacagGAATACTGTGTGGTTTGTGAAAGGACTGCAGGAGTACACCAA GAGTGGCTATGAAGCTGCAGCAAAGCATTTCTGTCCAGCAGACCTAGATGTGAATGTGACTGGTCGGTCCTTCATGATAACAGGTTGCAACAGTGGGATTGgaaaagctgcagctcaggaaaTAGCCAACAAAG gaGGAACTGTCCACATGGTATGTCGGAACAGGGAGCGAGCGGAGGCAGCTAGAGAAGAAATTGTAGAACGGAGTAAAAATCAG aATGTTTATGTCCACATTCTTGATATGTCCAGCGCAAGGCAAGTGTGGGAGTTCGCAAACAACTTCTCAATTAACAACACTGTTCATGTACTA ATAAACAACGCCGGCTGTATGGTGAACCAGCGAGAATTAACAGAAGAAGGCTTGGAGAAGAACTTTGCTACAAATACACTTG GCACCTACATCCTCACCAAGGCTTTGATACCTGCATTAAAGAAGGCTGAAGATCCAAGAGTG GTCACCGTGTCATCAGGCGGCATGCTTACACAAAAGCTCAACGTGGATGACCTGCAGTTTGAGAAGGGGACATTTGACGGCACCATGGcttatgctcagaacaaa AGACAGCAGGTGATTCTGACTTGGGAATGGGGCTCTCAGCACAAAGAGATCCATTTTTCCTGCATGCACCCTGGCTGGGCAGACACACCCG CTGTTAAAACATCCATGCCATCATTTCATGCTAAGATGCAGTCCAAACTGAGGACAGAGGCCATGGGGGCTGACACCATTGTATGGCTTGCTGTGTCTGCTGCCGCTGTAAAGCAACCTAGTGGACTCTTCTTCCAGG ATCGCAAAGCTGTTGCAACGCACTTGCCCCTGGCCTCCACCAGGTCCACAccacaagaggaagaaaagctTCTAACTATGCTTGAAGAATTTGCCCTCAAATTTAAACTTTAA
- the ccnc gene encoding cyclin-C has protein sequence MAGNFWQSSHYLQWVLDKQDLMKERQKDLKYLSEEEYWKLQIFFANVIQALGEHLKLRQQVIATATVYFKRFYARYSLKSIDPVLMAPTCVFLASKVEEFGVVSNTRLISAATSVLKTRFSHAFPKEFPYRMNHILECEFYLLELMDCCLIVYHPYRPLLQYVQDMGQEDMLLPLAWRIVNDTYRTDLCLLYPPFMIALACLHVACVVQQKDARQWFAELSVDMDKILEIIRVILKLYDQWKNFDDRKEIAGMLNKMPKPKPPPNSEGDQSSNGNQSNSYSQS, from the exons ATGGCTGGAAACTTTTGGCAGAGTTCTCATTA tttgcagTGGGTATTGGACAAACAAGACTTAATGAAAGAGCGTCAAAAGGATCTGAAGTACCTTTCTGAAGAGGAGTATTGGAAGCTGCAGATTTTCTTTGCTAATG TGATCCAGGCTTTGGGGGAACATTTGAAACTGCGGCAGCAAGTCATTGCCACTGCCACTGTTTACTTCAAACGCTTCTATGCCAG GTATTCACTGAAAAGTATAGATCCAGTGCTCATGGCCCCTACCTGTGTTTTTCTAGCTTCAAAAGTAGAG GAATTTGGAGTCGTGTCTAACACCAGGCTAATCTCTGCAGCAACCTCTGTCT TGAAAACCCGATTTTCCCATGCCTTTCCAAAGGAATTTCCTTATAGAATGAATCAT ATCCTCGAATGTGAGTTCTATCTTCTTGAATTAATG GACTGTTGCCTGATTGTGTACCATCCATACAGACCACTGTTGCAGTATGTGCAAGATATGGGTCAGGAGGACATGCTGCTCCCCCTGGCTTG GAGAATAGTTAATGACACATACAGGACAGATCTGTGTCTTCTGTACCCTCCATTCATGATTGCCTTGG CCTGTCTACATGTTGCCTGTGTGGTACAGCAGAAAGATGCCAGACAGTGGTTTGCAGAGCTCTCTGTTGACATGGACAAA ATTCTGGAGATTATCCGTGTCATTCTGAAGCTCTATGACCAGTGGAAAAACTTTGATGACAGGAAGGAGATAGCAGGCATGCTGAATAAGATGCCAAAACCTAAACCTCCTCCCAACAG TGAAGGTGATCAGAGCTCCAATGGGAACCAAAGCAACTCCTACAGCCAGTCTTAG
- the faxca gene encoding failed axon connections homolog produces MYWRVGFAWTRSFVVDFGQNLSFSSGLLGSDEQLSLDGDVVARPLRDCGGIMSALGSDSWWRKTLYLTGGALLAAAAYLLYELLSVRKEEELDSKDAIILHQFSRPKTGAPSLSPFCLKMETYLRMLDLPYQNYFDGKLSPQGKMPWIEYNQEQVCGTEFIIDFLEERLGVSLNNSLTAQEKAVSHAITKMVEEHFYWTIAYCQWVDNLEETQKMLSVSGPLSDVLKWILSHLTGGIVKREMYGHGIGRFSREKVYELMEKDMRTLATLLGNKKYLMGSKVTTVDAAVFSHLAPAMWTLPGTRPEQLIKGELINLALYCERIRQRFWPEWFVDPEDFCYKDITEGSNSASRLPDLGLYSRTDTFQDNTPHPSRTDSPQDLMSPASDPTGHSLYDSDMDTECSEIDQPKC; encoded by the exons ATGTACTGGCGCGTCGGCTTCGCCTGGACGCGGTCGTTTGTGGTTGACTTTGGCCAGAACCTGAGCTTCTCCTCCGGGCTGCTGGGCTCCGATGAGCAGCTCTCGTTGGACGGGGACGTCGTCGCCCGCCCGCTGCGGGACTGCGGCGGGATCATGTCCGCTTTGGGCTCGGATTCGTGGTGGCGGAAAACGCTGTATTTGACAGGAGGGGCTCTGCTCGCCGCTGCCGCTTATTTGCTGTACGAGCTGCTGTCTGTCAG gaaggaggaagagctggactCTAAAGATGCCATCATCCTCCACCAGTTCTCCAGGCCCAAAACTGGcgccccgtccctgtccccttTCTGCCTTAAGATGGAGACCTACCTCCGCATGCTGGACCTGCCCTATCAG AACTACTTTGATGGGAAACTTTCACCGCAGGGAAAGATGCCTTGGATCGAATACAACCAGGAGCAGGTGTGTGGCACCGAATTCATCATCGACTtcctggaggagaggctgggCGTGAGCCTCAACAACAGCCTGACAGCGCAGGAGAAGGCCGTGTCTCACGCCATCACCAAAATGGTGGAGGAGCATTTCTACTG GACTATAGCATACTGTCAGTGGGTGGACAACTTGGAGGAAACCCAGAAGATGCTGTCAGTGAGCGGACCGCTGAGCGATGTGCTCAAGTGGATCCTGAGTCACCTGACAGGTGGGATCGTCAAGAGGGAGATGTACGGGCACGGCATCGGCCGCTTTTCACGGGAGAAGGTTTACGAGCTGATGGAAAAGGACATGCGCACGCTGGCCACTCTGTTAG GTAATAAGAAGTATCTCATGGGCTCTAAGGTTACGACCGTAGACGCTGCGGTGTTCAGCCACTTGGCACCCGCTATGTGGACGCTGCCTGGAACACGGCCAGAGCAGCTGATCAAAG GCGAGCTCATTAACCTGGCCTTGTACTGCGAGCGTATCCGCCAGCGATTCTGGCCTGAGTGGTTCGTAGACCCGGAGGACTTCTGCTACAAGGACATCACCGAGGGAAGCAATTCAGCCTCCAGACTCCCAGATCTGGGACTTTACTCCCGCACGGACACTTTCCAGGACAACACGCCACACCCCTCGCGCACCGACTCGCCGCAGGACCTGATGTCACCCGCGAGCGACCCCACAGGGCACTCTCTCTACGACTCTGACATGGACACGGAGTGCTCTGAAATCGACCAGCCCAAGTGTTGA
- the pou3f2a gene encoding POU domain, class 3, transcription factor 2a, producing MATAASNHYSVLTTPSSAPPPHSESGSMQQAAAYRDAHTLLQNDYSTLPGGGHPLSHAHQWITALSHGDAGAPWPSSPLGEQDVKPVLHDSDREELQNSSSLQQQQQQQQQQQQRHPHPAHQQAHHDARAWRTSTASTHIPGMTTSEGQSLVYSQSGFGLMPGGEQGGMHHHPLRDEDHHSHSPHLSEHGGGPVAHQQSLSHHHQHGGHHDQSDEDTPTSDELEQFAKQFKQRRIKLGFTQADVGLALGTLYGNVFSQTTICRFEALQLSFKNMCKLKPLLNKWLEEADSTSGSPTSLDKIAAQGRKRKKRTSIEVGVKGALESHFLKCPKPGAAEINSLADSLQLEKEVVRVWFCNRRQKEKRMTPVGGQIPGGEDMYGDTPPHHGGQTPVQ from the coding sequence ATGGCGACCGCAGCGTCTAATCACTACAGCGTCCTCACTACCCCCAGTagcgcgccgccgccgcacTCGGAGTCCGGGAGCATGCAGCAGGCGGCAGCGTACAGGGACGCGCACACCCTGCTCCAGAACGACTATAGCACGTTACCGGGCGGCGGACATCCCCTCAGCCACGCGCACCAGTGGATAACGGCGCTGTCTCACGGTGACGCCGGAGCGCCCTGGCCGTCCAGTCCCCTCGGTGAACAGGATGTGAAGCCCGTGCTGCACGACAGTGAccgagaggagctgcagaactCCAGCagtctgcagcaacagcagcagcagcagcagcaacagcaacagcgaCACCCTCATCCAGCTCACCAGCAGGCTCATCACGACGCCAGAGCATGGCGAACCAGCACCGCCAGCACGCACATCCCCGGCATGACGACATCTGAGGGCCAGAGTCTCGTGTATTCCCAGTCCGGCTTCGGTCTGATGCCCGGTGGAGAGCAAGGCGGGATGCATCACCACCCCCTTCGGGACGAGGACCACCACAGCCACAGTCCGCACCTCAGCGAGCACGGAGGCGGCCCTGTGGCCCACCAGCAGTCCCTCTCGCATCATCACCAGCACGGTGGGCACCACGATCAGTCAGACGAGGACACGCCGACCTCTGACGAGTTGGAGCAGTTTGCCAAGCAGTTCAAGCAGCGACGCATCAAGCTGGGCTTCACCCAGGCGGATGTGGGACTGGCTCTTGGGACCTTGTATGGAAACGTGTTTTCCCAGACAACCATTTGCAGGTTCGAGGCGCTCCAGCTCAGCTTCAAAAACATGTGTAAACTCAAGCCCTTGTTGAACAAGTGGCTGGAGGAGGCGGACTCCACCTCGGGGAGCCCCACCAGCCTGGATAAAATCGCCGCACagggaaggaaaaggaaaaagaggaccTCAATTGAGGTGGGCGTCAAAGGGGCTCTGGAGAGCCATTTTCTGAAATGTCCAAAACCAGGAGCAGCGGAGATCAACTCCCTAGCGGACAGCTTGCAGTTGGAGAAGGAGGTGGTCAGAGTTTGGTTTTGTAACAGGCggcagaaggagaagaggatgaCACCGGTTGGGGGACAGATACCTGGAGGAGAGGACATGTACGGGGACACCCCTCCTCACCACGGAGGACAAACTCCAGTGCAGTGA